One part of the Mya arenaria isolate MELC-2E11 chromosome 3, ASM2691426v1 genome encodes these proteins:
- the LOC128227861 gene encoding interferon-inducible GTPase 1-like, with the protein MLEWIQLTLTIGMIGLFLYVWLTTKNDVNDAPRPAVKSFLSQDVQTDNTGRNQAVTKAVQTENEGRNQAVCKAIQTENEATAVVNGTDDESKDLFVDPNMTDNLQDKHEATLITGGYSALQKKIISELNLWQNIVIRFAIIGESGSGNSSFINAMLGITSDDPDAAKVGCNDCTPVCQEFRHPRKKTLSFTRLPGVGTPNFPKESYLKAVQFESYHFFIFITQCRFKENDLWLVKEIEKREKHFYFVKTKIDKIAHRRSHNPEKLLQEIRTKTGEQLISVNVSPNNVFLIDNYDTRLFDFTNMMERLMVDAPSLVKQSLIFSISAASPNILQEKVAALRSRIIYQAIIASIGSLAIPGVELAYEVGILMKEVSFYKSQLGTDKNTMQQLAMKMGISVSNLYYRVGMTSHILLASKDNFLKMCTEIAVSKATESLLKWAAPTYGHLISAAASFPFCYFTLNRLLNVCEEEAMNVNEKFEMWMVERIPDEWL; encoded by the exons ATGCTTGAGTGGATACAGCTGACCCTTACTATTGGAATGATTGGGTTGTTTTTGTACGTTTGGCTAACAACGAAGAACGATGTTAACGATGCGCCTAGGCCAG CTGTTAAATCGTTTTTGTCTCAAGACGTCCAGACAGACAACACAG GTCGAAATCAAGCAGTCACTAAAGCCGTTCAGACAGAAAACGAAG GTCGAAATCAAGCAGTCTGTAAAGCCATTCAGACAGAAAATGAAG CGACTGCAGTGGTGAATGGTACTGATGACGAGTCAAAA GATCTCTTCGTGGACCCTAATATGACAGATAATCTGCAAGACAAACATGAAGCAACACTGATCACAGGAGGATACTCCGCTTTGCAGAAGAAGATCATCTCAGAGTTGAATCTTTGGCAAAATATAGTGATACGGTTTGCTATCATTGGTGAATCAGGATCAGGCAATTCGTCCTTTATAAATGCAATGCTTGGAATTACTTCGGACGATCCTGATGCGGCAAAGGTAGGCTGTAATGATTGCACGCCTGTTTGCCAAGAATTTCGACACCCCCGTAAAAAGACATTATCGTTTACTCGTCTTCCTGGTGTAGGAACCCCAAACTTTCCGAAAGAATCTTACCTTAAAGCTGTGCAATTTGAGAGTTaccacttttttatatttataacacagTGTCGGTTTAAAGAAAATGACCTATGGCTggtaaaagaaattgaaaaacgtgaaaaacatttttattttgttaaaaccaAAATAGACAAAATCGCCCACCGACGTTCACATAATCCAGAGAAGCTGCTCCAGGAAATTCGAACTAAAACAGGAGAACAATTGATATCAGTAAATGTTAGCCCAAACAATGTTTTCCTGATCGACAACTACGATACAAGACTATTTGACTTTACAAATATGATGGAAAGACTCATGGTCGACGCACCGTCACTTGTTAAGCAATCATTGATATTTTCGATATCGGCAGCAAGTCCAAACATACTCCAGGAAAAGGTAGCTGCTCTTCGTTCACGAATAATATATCAGGCAATTATTGCTTCCATAGGCTCGCTTGCGATTCCGGGAGTTGAATTAGCTTATGAAGTTGGAATACTCATGAAGGAGGTGAGTTTTTACAAGTCACAATTGGGAACTGATAAGAACACAATGCAACAGCTTGCAATGAAGATGGGTATTAGCGTGTCGAATTTGTACTACCGCGTCGGTATGACTTCGCACATTCTCTTAGCGTCAAAGGATAACTTTCTTAAAATGTGTACTGAGATTGCTGTATCTAAAGCCACAGAGAGTTTGCTTAAATGGGCTGCCCCTACTTACGGACATCTTATATCTGCAGCTGCTAGCTTTCCTTTTTGTTACTTTACACTAAACCGATTGCTGAATGTGTGCGAAGAAGAGGCTATGAACGTGAACGAAAAATTCGAAATGTGGATGGTAGAACGTATCCCCGACGAGTGGCTTTAA